One part of the Mangrovibacillus cuniculi genome encodes these proteins:
- a CDS encoding potassium channel family protein, whose translation MKKWLHHFNQLPLLARFFTFAASMVVIFGVLVHLIEPTTFPTIFDGIWWAIVTTSTIGYGDFVPATFTGKFIAIILIVVGAGFVTTYFVTLSSATIARLQQKLNGGTSYMGKNHIVLVGWNERSKALISHYTKYKDNTQIVLIDNTAEENPFPHERITFIKGKPYNDETLQRANVASASQMVITANQHLDEADSDKEVVLTILSAKGIGENVYCIAEILTNEQVKNAQRAGADEIVRTNEQTSNLIINTLSSHGMSKSIESLLQEEDVSHIHLELINTEWETKSFEELQSHFLKERKIVIGIKRDEINLINPAPGLYLMNGDELILIS comes from the coding sequence GTGAAAAAATGGTTACATCATTTTAATCAATTACCTTTACTTGCACGTTTTTTTACATTTGCAGCTAGCATGGTTGTTATTTTTGGTGTTTTAGTTCACTTAATCGAACCTACAACGTTTCCCACTATTTTTGATGGAATATGGTGGGCGATCGTAACCACATCAACTATCGGATATGGCGACTTCGTTCCAGCTACATTCACAGGTAAGTTCATAGCTATTATTTTAATTGTTGTTGGTGCGGGGTTTGTTACAACATATTTTGTAACGTTATCATCTGCCACGATAGCGAGACTTCAACAAAAACTTAATGGAGGAACATCTTATATGGGGAAAAACCACATTGTATTAGTTGGTTGGAACGAGCGATCAAAAGCTTTAATTTCCCACTATACAAAGTATAAAGATAATACCCAAATTGTACTGATTGACAACACTGCAGAAGAAAATCCTTTTCCACACGAAAGAATTACTTTCATTAAAGGGAAACCTTATAATGACGAAACCTTACAAAGGGCAAATGTCGCTTCAGCAAGTCAAATGGTTATTACAGCAAATCAGCACTTAGACGAAGCAGATTCTGATAAGGAAGTAGTGTTAACGATCCTTTCTGCAAAAGGGATTGGGGAGAACGTTTATTGTATTGCAGAAATTTTAACGAATGAACAAGTGAAGAATGCACAAAGAGCAGGTGCTGATGAGATAGTTAGGACAAATGAACAAACGAGTAACTTAATAATTAATACTTTATCCTCTCACGGTATGTCAAAGTCAATAGAATCTCTTTTACAAGAAGAAGATGTATCTCATATCCATTTAGAATTAATTAATACAGAATGGGAGACGAAATCTTTTGAAGAATTACAATCCCATTTTTTAAAAGAACGAAAAATTGTTATTGGAATAAAAAGAGACGAGATTAATCTCATTAATCCCGCTCCAGGACTTTATTTAATGAATGGAGATGAGTTAATTTTAATTAGCTAG
- a CDS encoding YugN-like family protein — MISLSSSITGEHFQLYKLEQELKPLGFMIGSNWDYDHGYFDFKIDDRVGYQFLRIPFVAVDGQLDTGGATVEIQEPFLLSHKYQRGLDDHAMIGNISASFNQFSEPVDKDASFPEEYVQVGKNLLKEVESKLLAN; from the coding sequence ATGATAAGTTTGTCTTCTAGTATAACAGGAGAACATTTTCAACTATACAAACTCGAACAAGAGTTAAAACCTCTAGGGTTTATGATCGGGTCTAATTGGGACTATGACCACGGTTATTTTGATTTTAAAATAGATGATCGAGTAGGATATCAATTTTTACGTATCCCATTTGTTGCCGTAGACGGTCAGTTAGACACGGGAGGAGCGACGGTAGAAATACAAGAACCATTTTTACTGTCACATAAGTATCAAAGAGGATTAGATGACCATGCAATGATAGGGAACATATCAGCTTCTTTTAACCAGTTCTCAGAACCTGTTGATAAAGATGCCTCGTTCCCTGAAGAATACGTTCAAGTAGGAAAAAATCTTTTAAAAGAAGTGGAGAGTAAATTACTAGCTAATTAA